The Triticum aestivum cultivar Chinese Spring chromosome 7B, IWGSC CS RefSeq v2.1, whole genome shotgun sequence genome window below encodes:
- the LOC123159304 gene encoding 4-hydroxyphenylacetaldehyde oxime monooxygenase, which produces MAPDLNPFPDLKHVLQWAVPLLIIAPTVIFLYLHAIGNKKSGIRLPPSPLRLPIIGHLHLMVHEPHRSLQRLARSLGPVVHLQLGGVMAVVVSSPEAAKEVLKTHDVHCCSRPSSPGAKLITYGQQDIAFSPYNASWRERRKLFVSELVSTKRVQSFAYALEAQVGELIQSLSLWSPPIEPVNLNETLFTLIDGFIGTVAFGSMKGAKLMKYAKFQQVFSEAMVALSAFSAQDFFPASPMSRWFDKLVGLEARYRRIFLELDSYFEMVLNQHMDPGRVKPDKDDLVDVLISLWKGQGKVTKDHLKALLMDAFIGGTTTSSVTLLWAMSELIKNPKVMKKAQAEIRSLGSGKQRLVQVDDLSKLNYLKMVVKETLRLHPPAPLLVPRETMDHVKVLGYDVPAKTRIFVNVWAMGKDPACWDKPEEFYPERFDGIDTDFYGSHYELLPFGAGRRICPAIPMGATIVEFTLASLLHSFDWELPDGMRKEDVSMEGTGRQVFCRKTPLYLVPSFYTG; this is translated from the exons ATGGCGCCTGATCTTAACCCATTTCCAGACCTCAAGCATGTCCTCCAGTGGGCCGTACCACTACTCATCATAGCTCCCACGGTAATCTTCTTGTACCTGCATGCCATTGGCAACAAGAAGAGTGGCATCCGTCTTCCCCCGAGCCCCCTGAGGCTACCAATCATAGGGCATCTGCACCTGATGGTGCACGAACCACACCGCTCACTGCAGAGGCTAGCCCGAAGCCTCGGCCCCGTCGTCCACCTGCAGCTCGGCGGCGTCATGGCCGTCGTGGTTTCGTCGCCGGAGGCCGCCAAGGAGGTGCTGAAGACGCACGATGTCCATTGCTGCAGCCGACCCTCTTCACCAG GTGCCAAATTGATCACCTACGGCCAACAAGACATCGCCTTCTCGCCGTACAACGCGAGCTGGCGTGAGAGGCGCAAGCTGTTCGTCTCAGAGCTCGTAAGCACCAAGCGCGTCCAGTCCTTCGCCTACGCACTAGAAGCTCAGGTCGGTGAGCTAATCCAGTCACTCTCACTATGGTCTCCGCCGATCGAGCCCGTCAACCTTAACGAGACCCTGTTCACGCTCATCGACGGTTTCATCGGCACGGTGGCGTTTGGGAGCATGAAGGGAGCCAAGCTCATGAAGTACGCCAAGTTCCAGCAGGTGTTCAGCGAggccatggtcgccctctccgcctTCTCTGCGCAAGACTTCTTCCCGGCGTCGCCGATGAGCCGGTGGTTCGACAAGCTCGTCGGGCTGGAGGCGCGGTACCGGAGGATATTCCTAGAGCTGGACTCGTACTTCGAGATGGTGCTCAACCAGCATATGGATCCGGGAAGGGTGAAGCCTGACAAAGATGACCTTGTGGATGTGTTGATCAGTCTATGGAAGGGGCAAGGAAAGGTCACAAAGGACCACCTCAAGGCTCTTCTAATG GATGCATTTATCGGTGGCACGACCACGAGCTCGGTGACATTGTTGTGGGCTATGTCCGAACTGATCAAGAATCCGAAGGTGATGAAGAAGGCACAGGCAGAGATAAGGAGTTTGGGCAGCGGCAAACAGAGACTAGTGCAGGTCGACGACCTCTCTAAACTCAACTACCTCAAGATGGTCGTCAAAGAAACACTACGACTACACCCGCCGGCACCGCTGCTCGTCCCTAGGGAGACCATGGACCATGTGAAGGTCCTCGGGTACGACGTCCCGGCAAAGACAAGGATCTTTGTGAACGTGTGGGCTATGGGGAAGGACCCTGCCTGCTGGGACAAACCTGAAGAGTTTTACCCGGAGAGGTTTGATGGCATCGACACTGATTTCTATGGATCGCATTATGAGCTCCTTCCATTTGGCGCCGGGCGGCGGATCTGCCCTGCTATCCCCATGGGCGCCACAATCGTGGAGTTCACGCTTGCTAGCTTGCTGCATTCCTTTGACTGGGAGTTGCCTGACGGCATGAGGAAAGAAGACGTGAGCATGGAAGGCACTGGCAGACAGGTTTTCTGTAGGAAGACTCCCCTGTATCTTGTTCCATCTTTTTATACGGGCTAA